In one Balneolales bacterium ANBcel1 genomic region, the following are encoded:
- a CDS encoding thioredoxin domain-containing protein, with protein sequence MNKRYVLWGGLVGVMLVVALVMVRLADQETENAVTAGNATSEHADLLEPREDDWIKGNPDADVVVVKYSDFQCPACRFYASMDDRLSRDLEEDVLFVYRHFPLQNFRYSMLASRFAEAAGKQGEFWRMHDLIYINQQRWARSDDGADMFMQFAESLELDMDQFRDDLDDPEIRERIEAQYESGQRLGVRSVPSLFINGEPIENPRSMEDYRSLIESYL encoded by the coding sequence ATGAATAAGCGATATGTACTTTGGGGCGGACTGGTCGGCGTCATGCTGGTGGTCGCTCTGGTGATGGTTCGCCTGGCAGATCAGGAAACCGAAAATGCCGTAACTGCCGGCAACGCAACAAGCGAGCATGCGGATCTTCTGGAACCCAGGGAGGATGACTGGATTAAAGGTAACCCCGATGCCGATGTGGTGGTTGTCAAGTACAGTGACTTCCAGTGTCCGGCCTGCCGATTTTACGCTTCGATGGATGACCGCCTGAGCCGGGATCTCGAAGAAGATGTCCTTTTTGTGTATCGCCATTTCCCTCTGCAGAATTTCCGTTACTCCATGCTTGCCTCCCGGTTTGCCGAAGCAGCCGGAAAACAGGGCGAATTCTGGAGGATGCATGACCTGATCTACATCAACCAGCAGCGCTGGGCGAGAAGCGATGATGGCGCGGATATGTTCATGCAGTTTGCAGAGTCCCTCGAACTGGATATGGATCAGTTTCGCGATGACCTGGACGATCCCGAAATCAGAGAACGGATTGAGGCGCAATATGAAAGCGGACAGCGCCTGGGGGTCCGTTCCGTGCCGTCGCTCTTCATCAACGGAGAACCCATCGAAAATCCCAGATCCATGGAAGATTACCGCAGTCTGATTGAATCATACCTGTAG
- a CDS encoding TonB-dependent receptor, with product MLLLLTAGVSNLAAQTISGTVRDAQTREPLQGATIYQLETGQGTTTDAQGNFALTLLEGGRNIVEVRFLGYETRRITVDWSGERNEVISLIPEAIMREELLVEAFRVDERSPVTYTNVNREEIEERNLGKDIPVLLEMSPSVISTSDAGAGIGYTGLRIRGVDPQRINVTVNGIPLNDSESHGVFWVNMPDFASSVENIQIQRGVGTSSHGPAAFGATVNLQTTTLRPDAYGEINSSAGAFNTFKNNIRVGTGLMSNGWAFDGRLSRITSDGYIDRASSDLRSFFVSGTRHSESGVLKLNVFSGQEETYQAWYGVDRAQLEENRRFNPAGMYTGPDGETRFYDNQTDNYTQTHYQLHYSRRLSEQLNGNISLHYTRGAGYYEEFRSNNALSAYGFSPVMVGSETVTHTDLVRQRWLDNHFGGLTFSFDYDASDRLSVIMGGGINHYDGDHFGEIIWARVATPSELGERYYDNTGVKTDRNAYVKVFYDVSDRLSILGDLQLRNIYYTLDGINNDQRVLDDSHSYTFFNPKTGLSYDLGEIGRLYGYFGISSKEPVRRDFTDATENYQPKHETLYNVEAGYRGGTGVFQFGVNAFYMWYDNQLINTGEINDVGDPVRTNVPESYRMGLELEAAAQLMPGLRWNGNVTLSRNRIPEFVELIDRYDENWAFDGQQERIHTDTDIAFSPAVVSASQLSWRYGNARVDWYARYVGRQYLDNTSNRDRALDPWWINDLRFEWAIGGLQFVRNVRLQVMFNNILDHKYESNGYTFGYFAGDQEIRETYYFPQAGRHVMGGITVAF from the coding sequence ATGTTACTGCTGCTGACTGCCGGTGTTTCCAATCTGGCGGCACAGACCATCAGCGGCACGGTCAGAGACGCCCAGACCCGCGAACCGCTGCAGGGCGCGACCATCTATCAACTGGAAACCGGGCAGGGAACCACAACCGACGCACAGGGGAACTTTGCGCTGACACTGCTGGAAGGGGGCCGAAATATCGTGGAAGTCCGCTTTTTGGGTTATGAAACCCGGCGAATCACCGTGGATTGGTCCGGTGAGCGTAATGAGGTGATCTCGCTCATCCCGGAAGCCATCATGAGGGAAGAACTGCTGGTGGAGGCTTTCCGTGTGGACGAGCGGAGCCCGGTCACATACACCAATGTCAATCGGGAAGAGATCGAGGAGCGGAATCTGGGCAAGGATATTCCGGTACTTCTGGAAATGAGTCCGTCGGTGATCAGTACTTCGGATGCCGGAGCCGGAATCGGGTACACCGGACTCCGGATTCGGGGCGTGGACCCGCAGCGGATCAATGTCACCGTCAATGGCATACCGCTTAACGACTCTGAATCGCACGGCGTGTTTTGGGTGAATATGCCGGACTTCGCCTCATCCGTGGAAAATATCCAGATTCAACGGGGGGTGGGTACCTCGTCGCACGGGCCCGCGGCGTTCGGCGCTACCGTCAACCTGCAAACCACCACCCTCCGGCCCGACGCATACGGCGAGATCAACAGCAGCGCGGGGGCGTTCAATACGTTCAAGAACAACATCCGGGTCGGGACCGGGCTCATGAGCAACGGCTGGGCATTTGACGGAAGGCTCTCGCGCATCACCTCCGATGGATACATCGACCGGGCATCGTCCGACCTGCGCTCGTTTTTCGTATCGGGAACCCGGCATTCCGAAAGCGGAGTATTGAAACTGAATGTGTTTTCAGGCCAGGAGGAGACCTACCAGGCCTGGTATGGCGTTGACCGCGCGCAACTGGAAGAAAACCGCCGGTTCAATCCCGCAGGTATGTACACGGGTCCCGACGGGGAAACACGTTTCTACGACAATCAAACCGATAATTACACGCAGACCCACTACCAGCTGCACTACTCGCGCCGGCTCTCCGAACAGTTGAACGGGAATATCTCGCTGCACTATACTCGCGGGGCGGGTTATTATGAAGAATTCCGGTCGAACAACGCGCTGTCGGCATACGGGTTTTCACCGGTGATGGTGGGATCGGAGACCGTCACCCATACCGACCTGGTGCGGCAGCGGTGGCTGGACAACCACTTCGGCGGACTCACATTCTCTTTTGATTATGATGCCAGCGATCGCCTCAGCGTGATTATGGGTGGCGGAATCAACCACTACGACGGCGATCATTTCGGAGAGATTATCTGGGCACGGGTGGCAACGCCGTCAGAGCTCGGAGAGCGCTACTACGACAACACCGGCGTAAAAACCGACCGTAACGCCTACGTGAAGGTGTTTTACGATGTCTCGGATCGACTGAGCATTCTTGGCGATCTGCAGCTGCGCAATATCTACTACACCCTGGACGGCATCAACAACGACCAGCGGGTACTGGACGACTCCCACTCCTATACGTTTTTCAATCCCAAAACGGGGCTTAGCTACGATCTGGGTGAAATCGGCCGGCTTTACGGCTATTTCGGAATTTCGAGCAAGGAACCGGTTCGCCGTGACTTCACCGACGCCACCGAAAACTATCAGCCAAAGCATGAAACACTCTATAATGTGGAGGCCGGTTACCGGGGCGGCACAGGCGTGTTTCAGTTCGGGGTGAATGCCTTCTACATGTGGTACGACAACCAGCTGATCAACACCGGCGAAATCAACGACGTGGGCGACCCGGTTCGAACCAATGTACCGGAGAGCTATCGCATGGGTCTCGAACTGGAGGCGGCAGCGCAGCTGATGCCGGGGCTGCGGTGGAACGGGAATGTAACCCTGAGCCGGAACCGAATCCCTGAATTTGTCGAGCTCATCGACCGGTATGATGAGAACTGGGCCTTCGACGGGCAGCAGGAACGTATCCATACCGATACCGATATCGCCTTCTCTCCGGCCGTGGTCTCCGCGTCGCAGCTTTCCTGGCGGTACGGCAATGCCCGCGTTGACTGGTACGCCCGCTATGTCGGCCGTCAGTACCTGGATAATACATCCAATCGCGACCGGGCGCTGGATCCCTGGTGGATCAACGACCTGCGTTTTGAATGGGCCATCGGAGGACTCCAGTTTGTTCGCAATGTGCGGCTCCAGGTGATGTTCAACAACATCCTTGACCATAAATACGAATCCAACGGCTATACTTTCGGCTATTTTGCCGGAGATCAAGAGATCCGCGAAACCTACTATTTCCCCCAGGCGGGGCGCCATGTGATGGGCGGAATCACCGTTGCATTCTGA
- a CDS encoding vitamin K epoxide reductase family protein, which translates to MRRTATSKTVWVVAFLIIAFIGFADSVYLTASHYIGELPTCTIIEGCDEVALSEYSTIGPVPVSLLGVLFYALMLVWSVVWLDLRRKGLFRLMPLVTVPAFLFSMWLVYLMFFVIDAICIYCLVSSGTTTLLMLLSLYFRKRF; encoded by the coding sequence ATGCGCCGAACTGCAACTTCCAAAACGGTTTGGGTTGTCGCTTTCCTGATTATCGCCTTTATCGGCTTCGCCGACTCCGTCTACCTCACCGCCTCACATTATATTGGAGAGCTGCCAACGTGCACCATCATTGAAGGATGTGATGAAGTGGCACTGAGTGAGTACTCCACAATCGGACCGGTTCCGGTATCACTGCTGGGCGTTCTTTTTTACGCGCTGATGCTTGTCTGGAGTGTTGTTTGGCTGGATCTTCGAAGAAAGGGCCTGTTTCGACTGATGCCGCTGGTGACCGTCCCGGCATTTCTGTTTTCCATGTGGCTGGTATACCTGATGTTTTTTGTGATAGATGCCATCTGCATCTACTGCCTGGTTTCGTCCGGAACAACAACCCTTCTGATGCTGCTTTCCCTCTATTTCAGAAAACGGTTTTAG
- a CDS encoding MgtC/SapB family protein, which produces MPDTELYTIFQTLGISLLLGLLVGMQRELHDTRIAGFRTFAIVTLFGTICAYLAEFYTPLLLGFGFLGVISIIVVGNMMKMRSGATEFGMTTEISLLLMYGVGAYLTMGPWIIGAAIAGSIAILLQIKPQLKGALAKMNEKDIKAIMQFVLITFIILPILPNQTFGPFDVFNPQRTWLLVVLITGISLGGYLIYKFMGDRAGTALGGMLGGIISSTATTVSYSRIAAGTPTAAFHAAVVVIIASVMTYFRIAIEIMVMAPDYFFHLIWPIAIMFVVTVAVSLYAYRQVKKHPHSMPEQRNPSELSTALTFGAVYVTILFVISATTEYLGSEVLYVVAAISGLADMDAITLSVSQKVQRGTVDATLGWKLILTALIANTLFKYAIVRFIGGKVIATNVRWAFGIIVLAALTLIIAG; this is translated from the coding sequence ATGCCGGATACGGAACTCTATACCATCTTTCAAACACTGGGAATCTCCCTGCTGCTGGGACTTCTTGTGGGTATGCAGCGGGAGCTTCACGATACCCGGATCGCCGGATTCCGGACCTTCGCGATTGTCACCTTGTTCGGTACCATCTGTGCCTATCTGGCGGAGTTTTACACGCCACTGCTGCTTGGCTTTGGCTTCCTGGGGGTGATCTCAATCATCGTGGTCGGCAATATGATGAAGATGAGGAGCGGGGCTACCGAGTTCGGGATGACAACCGAAATCTCCCTGTTGCTTATGTACGGCGTAGGGGCCTATCTGACCATGGGACCGTGGATTATCGGCGCGGCAATTGCGGGAAGCATCGCCATATTGCTGCAGATCAAGCCGCAGCTCAAAGGAGCCCTGGCCAAGATGAACGAAAAGGACATCAAGGCAATCATGCAGTTCGTGCTGATCACCTTCATTATCCTTCCGATACTGCCGAACCAGACATTCGGACCCTTTGATGTATTCAATCCGCAACGAACCTGGCTTCTGGTGGTGCTGATCACCGGCATTAGTTTAGGCGGCTACCTCATCTACAAATTTATGGGCGACCGCGCGGGTACCGCGCTGGGTGGGATGCTTGGGGGAATCATCTCCAGCACGGCGACCACCGTCAGCTACTCCCGCATTGCGGCAGGAACGCCGACCGCCGCTTTTCACGCCGCCGTAGTGGTTATCATCGCGTCGGTGATGACCTACTTTCGTATCGCCATCGAGATTATGGTGATGGCCCCCGACTACTTCTTCCACCTTATCTGGCCCATTGCGATCATGTTTGTCGTGACCGTCGCGGTTTCACTATACGCCTACCGGCAGGTCAAAAAGCATCCGCACTCCATGCCCGAACAGCGCAACCCAAGTGAGCTGAGCACCGCGCTTACCTTTGGGGCCGTGTATGTTACCATACTGTTTGTGATATCCGCTACCACCGAATATCTTGGGTCGGAAGTGCTCTATGTGGTTGCCGCTATCTCGGGCCTGGCCGATATGGATGCGATCACTCTGTCGGTGTCACAAAAAGTGCAGAGAGGTACGGTTGATGCGACTCTGGGATGGAAACTGATACTGACTGCGCTGATCGCCAACACGCTGTTCAAGTATGCGATCGTCCGCTTTATTGGTGGAAAAGTGATTGCGACCAATGTGCGATGGGCGTTCGGCATTATTGTTCTTGCCGCTTTGACACTGATTATCGCAGGCTGA
- a CDS encoding M14 family zinc carboxypeptidase produces the protein MPESTHNAFVVRLLNRYEHYREPALVHRRFRHRDILPLLEKLRALPGVAVHGEGRSTEGRDIFRIEAGHGATPVLMWSQMHGDEPTATMALFDLLNFLTADDEWNGLRMLILDAVTLHVIPMLNPDAAERFQRHTPWGVDLNRDALRLQAPESRLLKRVRDELGAEFGFNLHDQSTRYSAGTSPESTIIAFLAPPVDAESSVTAVRRRSMQLIAALNQVLQTMIPDRVAAYSDEFEPRAFGDNIQKWGTSTILVESGGLAGDPEKQHIRKINFLILLESLRQIATKAYETVDIAGYYDIPPNLFRMYDTIFRGAGYHYREQRFELDIAINRDEIETGGAGGKGFYLHGTVADTGDLSTFCGYQELDASELTVVPGKICPDSFSDLSDLGNTDPLALIRRGYTAVSLDRIPDKLHTDYPLNIVKTGSVQPTGTMPGTDANLLFYRGDDVVYSVINGTVTDVAAGQCPDGNALVYPQSSDDRQRYLAEPEEDPRMP, from the coding sequence ATGCCGGAAAGTACCCATAACGCGTTTGTCGTCCGCCTGTTGAACCGGTATGAACATTATCGTGAGCCGGCTCTGGTGCACCGCCGCTTCAGGCACCGCGATATTCTGCCCCTGCTGGAAAAACTGCGCGCACTGCCGGGAGTTGCCGTTCATGGCGAGGGGCGGTCCACCGAAGGGCGCGACATCTTCCGTATTGAGGCCGGTCACGGCGCGACCCCCGTTCTGATGTGGTCGCAAATGCACGGCGATGAGCCCACCGCCACCATGGCCCTGTTCGATCTGCTGAACTTCCTGACGGCCGATGATGAGTGGAATGGCCTTCGGATGTTGATTCTGGATGCCGTCACTCTGCATGTTATTCCGATGCTGAACCCGGATGCGGCCGAGCGTTTTCAGCGCCATACTCCCTGGGGCGTGGACCTAAACCGCGATGCACTGCGCCTGCAGGCGCCGGAGTCGCGGCTGCTGAAACGGGTCCGTGACGAGCTGGGAGCCGAATTCGGATTCAATCTGCATGACCAAAGCACGCGTTATTCCGCAGGTACTTCCCCGGAAAGCACCATAATCGCCTTTCTGGCCCCGCCCGTGGATGCGGAGAGCTCCGTCACTGCCGTTCGCCGTCGCAGCATGCAGCTCATCGCCGCGCTGAACCAGGTGCTGCAAACCATGATTCCGGACCGCGTTGCCGCCTATTCAGACGAGTTTGAGCCCCGCGCCTTCGGCGACAATATCCAGAAATGGGGTACCAGTACCATTCTGGTGGAAAGCGGTGGACTGGCGGGCGACCCCGAAAAACAGCATATTCGCAAGATCAACTTTCTGATACTGCTGGAATCCCTGCGACAGATTGCCACAAAGGCGTACGAGACCGTCGACATTGCCGGTTACTATGACATCCCCCCGAACCTCTTCCGGATGTACGACACGATTTTTCGCGGCGCCGGATACCACTACCGGGAGCAGCGTTTTGAGCTTGATATTGCAATCAACCGTGATGAAATCGAAACCGGCGGGGCAGGCGGTAAAGGGTTTTATCTCCACGGCACAGTGGCCGATACCGGCGATCTCTCCACATTCTGCGGTTATCAGGAGCTGGATGCCTCCGAACTGACCGTCGTGCCCGGAAAAATTTGTCCGGATAGTTTTTCCGACCTGAGTGATCTCGGGAATACAGACCCGCTTGCGCTCATCCGGCGGGGATATACGGCGGTGTCGCTGGACCGGATTCCCGATAAACTCCATACGGATTATCCTCTGAATATCGTTAAAACCGGTAGTGTGCAACCGACGGGAACCATGCCCGGTACCGACGCCAACCTCCTCTTCTACCGGGGGGATGATGTCGTCTATTCGGTGATTAATGGTACTGTAACAGATGTCGCCGCCGGACAGTGTCCCGATGGCAACGCTCTTGTGTACCCTCAGAGTAGCGATGACCGGCAGCGTTACCTGGCCGAACCGGAAGAGGATCCGCGCATGCCGTAA